A window of Castanea sativa cultivar Marrone di Chiusa Pesio chromosome 1, ASM4071231v1 contains these coding sequences:
- the LOC142618624 gene encoding 28 kDa ribonucleoprotein, chloroplastic-like: MAESCLISTPTLFTTKNQYPFLSLPSKPAKLTHLSFSSLPSFPSWVSLKNKSLPFQLVPLVAQTSDWAQQEEGEENQVEKGLSWEGQGLEETVASAASDESEAEGEEEEESSGDGVLGGGEEFYPEPPEEAKLFVGNLSYDVDSEKLAEVFNQAGVVEIAEVIYNRETDQSRGFGFVTMSTVEEAEKAVDIFHRYDLNGRLLTVNKAAPRGSRLERPRMNDSSFRIYVGNLPWQVDDARLEQVFSEHGKVVNARVVYDRETGRSRGFGFVTMASETELNDAIAALDGQSLEGRAMRVNVAEERPRRGAFSF; this comes from the exons ATGGCAGAAAGTTGTTTAATTTCCACACCAACACTCTTCACCACTAAAAACCAATACCCATTTCTCTCACTTCCCTCAAAACCCGCCAAGCTCACACACCTCTCATTCTCATCCTTACCATCTTTCCCTTCATGGGTCTCCCTCAAAAACAAGTCTTTGCCTTTCCAACTAGTCCCACTTGTGGCTCAGACCTCAGACTGGGCTCAACAAGAAGAAGGGGAAGAGAACCAAGTTGAAAAGGGTTTGAGTTGGGAGGGCCAAGGGTTGGAGGAGACAGTGGCTAGTGCTGCTTCTGATGAAAGTGAGGCTgaaggtgaagaagaagaagagagttcTGGAGATGGGGTTTTGGGTGGGGGTGAAGAATTTTATCCAGAGCCACCTGAAGAGGCCAAACTCTTTGTGGGTAATTTGTCTTATGATGTTGATAGTGAGAAACTAGCTGAGGTCTTCAATCAAGCTGGGGTTGTTGAAATTGCTGAG GTCATTTACAATAGGGAGACAGACCAGAGTAGAGGTTTTGGGTTTGTAACTATGAGTACTGTTGAAGAAGCTGAGAAGGCTGTGGATATCTTCCATCGTTAT GATTTAAATGGAAGGCTTTTAACTGTAAACAAGGCTGCTCCCAGAGGGTCACGTTTGGAACGACCTAGAATGAATGATTCTTCATTCAGAATCTATGTTGGTAACCTGCCATGGCAAGTGGATGATGCTCGTCTGGAGCAGGTTTTTAGCGAACATGGGAAGGTGGTTAATGCCAGGGTAGTTTATGACCGGGAAACAGGCCGTTCACGTGGATTTGGCTTTGTTACAATGGCTAGTGAGACAGAATTGAATGATGCGATTGCTGCTCTTGATGGACAG AGTTTGGAGGGCAGAGCGATGAGAGTAAACGTTGCTGAAGAACGACCAAGGCGTGGcgcattttctttttaa
- the LOC142622507 gene encoding cytochrome P450 724B1, protein MVLIFPIILSLCLGLVLSFLLVNFFRKQDAPNLPPGHMGWPLLGETIGFLRPHKSNSIGSFLQQRCSRYGRIFKSHLFGSPTIVSCDHEFNLFILQNEEKLFQVSYPKSMQGILGKYSLIIATGEIHKKLRSFAVSFIGTSKSTPEFFHLAENMSISMMDSWKSCKRVSFYKEAKEFALKIMVKEILSIKPDEPLASKILEDFETYMRGFVSLPLNIPGSAYANTVKAKARLSSTVKQMIKEREQRNIMGLIEGGDFLDVVLSKKSLTNDEIVSIVLDILLGGYETTATLMSLIVYFLGQAPNALENLKEEHQAIRKRKEDGGPLNWEDYKKMKFTRNVICEAMRCGNVVKFLHRKALQDVKYKDILIPSGWKVFPIFTAVNFDSALHKNPLEFNPWRWFDEETSKKVSPFGGGPRLCPGAELAKVEIACFLHHLVLNYRWKTKADDYPLAHPYVEFRRGLLLEIEPIGKIFGRES, encoded by the exons atggttttgatttttcctATTATATTATCTCTGTGTTTAGGCCTAGTTTTGTCTTTTCTTCTCGTAAACTTCTTCAGGAAACAAGATGCTCCAAACTTACCTCCTGGGCACATGGGATGGCCCCTTTTGGGAGAGACTATCGGCTTCCTCAGACCCCATAAATCAAACTCTATTGGGAGCTTCTTACAACAACGTTGCTCTAG GTATGGGAGGATTTTTAAGTCTCATCTATTTGGCTCACCAACCATCGTTTCCTGCGATCATGAGTTCAACCTTTTCATTCTTCAGAATGAGGAGAAGCTATTTCAGGTGAGCTACCCCAAGTCCATGCAAGGCATTCTTGGGAAGTATTCTTTGATTATCGCAACCGGAGAGATTCACAAGAAGCTTAGAAGCTTTGCTGTCAGCTTCATAGGCACTTCCAAGTCAACACCAGAATTCTTTCATCTAGCGGAAAATATGTCAATCTCAATGATGGATTCATGGAAAAGCTGTAAACGAGTTTCGTTTTACAAAGAAGCTAAAGAG TTTGCACTCAAAATTATGGTGAAGGAGATTTTGAGTATTAAACCAGATGAACCACTAGCCTCAAAGATATTAGAAGACTTCGAGACCTACATGAGAGGCTTTGTGTCTTTGCCACTAAATATACCTGGGAGTGCATATGCCAACACTGTGAAG GCTAAAGCAAGACTTTCTTCCACCGTTAAACAAATGATTAAAGAGAGGGAACAAAGGAATATTATGGGGCTTATAGAAGGAGGAGACTTCTTAGATGTGGTTTTGTCAAAGAAGAGCCTAACCAATGACGAGATAGTAAGTATTGTATTGGACATCTTGTTAGGGGGTTACGAGACAACTGCAACACTCATGTCCTTAATTGTCTACTTTCTTGGGCAAGCACCAAATGCTTTAGAAAATTTGAAG GAAGAACACCAAGcgataaggaaaagaaaagaggatgGGGGACCTTTAAACTGGGAAGATTACAAGAAAATGAAGTTCACCCGCAAT GTTATATGTGAAGCAATGAGATGTGGGAATGTAGTAAAATTTCTGCACAGGAAAGCTCTGCAAGATGTTAAATATAAAG ATATTCTCATACCCTCAGGATGGAAGGTTTTTCCCATCTTCACAGCAGTGAATTTTGATTCAGCTCTCCATAAAAACCCCTTAGAGTTTAATCCTTGGAGATGGTTT GATGAAGAAACAAGCAAAAAAGTGTCACCGTTTGGTGGTGGACCAAGGCTATGTCCAGGTGCTGAACTTGCCAAAGTAGAGATTGCATGCTTCCTTCATCATCTTGTCCTTAATTATAG GTGGAAAACAAAAGCAGATGACTACCCACTTGCTCACCCTTATGTGGAATTCCGAAGAGGCTTGCTACTGGAGATTGAACCAATAGGGAAGATTTTTGGAAGGGAATCTTAG
- the LOC142608274 gene encoding uncharacterized protein LOC142608274, translating into MLTFHPNSKPWHQYVPTNLHSHTTSSTLYKTKILPLQIANTLNEGKQPKQSSAGKIKRLVLTPEGRTKLNTYPDREFYAYPRFVTHVDDGFISTLTNIYKERLRPSWEILDLMSSWISHLPKEVTYKKVVGHGLNAQELAKNSQLDYFFVKDLNQDQKLELESCSFDAVLCTVSVQYLQQPEKVFAEVFRVLRPGGAFIVSFSNRLFYEKAISAWRDGTGYGRVQLVVQYFQCVEGFTQPEIIRKLPATGGAQEDKSPFSWIMKLLGLLSGSDPFYAVIAYKNFRPTYE; encoded by the exons ATGCTCACCTTTCATCCAAACTCCAAGCCATGGCACCAATATGTTCCAACCAATTTACACTCACATACCACCTCTTCTACATTATACAAAACCAAAATCCTTCCATTACAAATTGCAAACACTTTAAATGAAGGCAAGCAACCTAAACAATCCTCAGCAGGAAAAATCAAACGCCTTGTTCTGACCCCAGAAGGTAGAACAAAACTAAACACCTACCCGGACCGAGAATTCTATGCTTATCCAAGGTTTGTGACCCATGTTGATGATGGATTTATATCCACATTGACCAATATCTATAAAGAAAGGTTGCGACCAAGTTGGGAAATTCTTGACCTCATGAGTTCATGGATTAGCCATCTACCTAAGGAAGTAACATACAAAAAAGTGGTGGGACATGGACTAAATGCACAAGAGCTTGCAAAGAACTCTCAGCTGGACTATTTCTTTGTGAAGGATCTCAATCAGGATCAAAAGCTTGAATTAGAAAGTTGTAGCTTTGATGCAGTGCTATGCACTGTGAGTGTACAGTATCTTCAACAGCCAGAGAAG GTATTTGCAGAGGTGTTTCGGGTGCTAAGGCCAGGAGGGGCATTCATTGTGAGCTTTAGCAATCGATTGTTCTACGAGAAAGCCATAAGTGCATGGAGAGATGGGACTGGATATGGCAGGGTCCAACTAGTAGTGCAGTACTTCCAATGTGTGGAAGGATTCACTCAACCAGAAATTATTCGAAAGTTACCCGCTACTGGTGGTGCTCAAGAGGACAAATCACCATTCAGTTGGATCATGAAGCTGCTGGGATTGTTGTCTGGATCTGACCCTTTCTATGCAGTGATAGCTTATAAGAACTTCAGACCAACATATGAATGA